A window of the Lolium perenne isolate Kyuss_39 chromosome 7, Kyuss_2.0, whole genome shotgun sequence genome harbors these coding sequences:
- the LOC127301086 gene encoding aspartate carbamoyltransferase, chloroplastic — protein MAAARATLPHPLLPTPSWRPQLKPFPSIPRRAVAAFAAPPLTASLRLGDVIEAQQFDRPALNEIFEVAREMEAVERASHGSRSRVLEGYLMATLFYEPSTRTRLSFEAAMRRLGGEVLTTENAREFSSAAKGETLEDTIRTVEGYSDIIVLRHFESGAARRAAATADIPVINAGDGPGQHPTQALLDVYTIEREIGRLDGIKLGLVGDLANGRTVRSLAYLISKYQNVKIYFVSPDVVKMKDDIKEHLTSQGVEWEESSNLLEVASKCDVIYQTRIQKERFGERIDQYEAARGKYIVDKKVLSVMPKHAVIMHPLPRLDEITVDVDSDPRAAYFRQAKNGLYIRMALLKLLLVGR, from the exons ATGGCGGCCGCCCGGGCCACGCTCCCCCACCCCCTCCTCCCCACCCCCTCATGGAGGCCGCAGCTCAAGCCCTTCCCATCCATTCCCCGCCGCGCGGTCGCCGCCTTCGCCGCGCCGCCGCTCACGGCTTCCCTGCGCCTCGGCGACGTGATCGAGGCGCAGCAGTTCGACCGGCCGGCGCTCAACGAGATCTTCGAGGTGGCGCGGGAGATGGAGGCCGTGGAGCGGGCCTCCCACGGCTCCCGGAGCCGCGTCCTCGAGGGCTACCTCATGGCCACGCTCTTCTACGAGCCCTCCACCCGCACGCGCCTCTCCTTCGAGGCAGCCATGCGCCGCCTCGGCGGGGAGGTGCTCACCACCGAGAACGCACGCGAGTTCTCCTCCGCCGCCAAGGGCGAGACCCTCGAAG ATACCATAAGAACTGTTGAAGGCTATTCTGATATTATCGTTCTGAGACATTTTGAAAGTGGAGCTGCCAGGAGAGCAGCTGCTACTGCAGACATTCCAGTTATTAATGCAGGTGATGGGCCAGGGCAGCATCCAACTCAG GCTCTGTTGGATGTATACACAATAGAAAGAGAAATTGGTAGGCTAGATGGAATCAAGCTTGGTTTGGTTGGAGACCTTgctaatggaagaactgtccgttctcTGGCATATTTGATCTCTAAATACCAGAATGTTAAGATATACTTTGTATCTCCGGATGTTGTAAAAATGAAG GATGATATCAAGGAGCACTTAACTTCGCAAGGTGTTGAATGGGAAGAAAGTTCCAATTTGTTGGAGGTGGCATCCAAGTGCGATGTCATTTATCAAACACGCATTCAAAAAGAAAGATTTGGTGAGAGGATTGATCAATATGAGGCTGCTCGTGGAAAATATATTGTGGATAAGAAGGTTTTAAGTGTGATGCCAAAGCATGCTGTCATCATGCATCCCCTTCCAAGGCTTGACGAG ATCACTGTAGATGTTGATAGTGATCCAAGGGCTGCATATTTTAGGCAGGCTAAGAATGGGCTCTACATAAGGATGGCACTGCTTAAACTTCTGCTTGTTGGTCGGTGA